The genomic stretch CCGCATCGACAACCTGCACCGCTTGCACCACTGGTGCTTTAATCGTCCTCACTAACTTCTCCAGCGGAGCTTTCATAACCGCCATCATCAAGCTCACCGCCTGCTCGTAAGTCGGCAATTCGGCGAGTTGCTTAATTTTAGAAATATCGTGCAGTTCACCATCCAGTGAAATCAGCTTAACCTCAATCGCCTCAATTTCTTTAGCAAGATCATTAACAATGCGCGCAGCCGCCGCTACATCTGTCAATGAAAAAGCAAACATGATAGGACCCGACAGATGCTCACTCAAGCAGGCAAAAGGCGTATCCTCTAATGCCCGCCGCGCTAGACTATTTTTAACAACCCGAATACAAACATCTTGCTGACGCCCTTGCTTGCGCAACTCAGTCATCTGATTCGCAGTGATGCCATGATAATCTACTGCGACCACTGATTTGGCTTGTGCAGCAACCGCCGCAACTTCCTCAGTAATCCGTTGTTTGTCTTCAATTTTTAACGCCATGTCTATGCCTTCAAACTGATAAACTACTGGGGTCTACTGTCAAACCCGGCCCCATCGTTGACGATACACTTATTTTCTTTAGGTACAGACCTTTAGCCGAACTCGGCTTGGCCTTAATGACATCACTCAATAATGTGTTGAAATTATCAGCCAGTTGTTGAGATGTGAAAGTAAGTTTACCAATGCTACAATGCAGTATACCGGCTTTATCAGCCCGATATTTCGCTTGTCCAGCTTTTATATTGCGCACCGCTTCAGCGACATCCGCACTCACCGTACCATCTTTAGGATTCGGCATTAAGCCGCGCGGACCAAGAATCTGTCCTATGCTACCGACCTTTGGCATT from Chromatiales bacterium encodes the following:
- the rplJ gene encoding 50S ribosomal protein L10 encodes the protein MALKIEDKQRITEEVAAVAAQAKSVVAVDYHGITANQMTELRKQGRQQDVCIRVVKNSLARRALEDTPFACLSEHLSGPIMFAFSLTDVAAAARIVNDLAKEIEAIEVKLISLDGELHDISKIKQLAELPTYEQAVSLMMAVMKAPLEKLVRTIKAPVVQAVQVVDAVRSDKDKS